One Cellulomonas taurus genomic region harbors:
- the secE gene encoding preprotein translocase subunit SecE, with protein MSESAPVAASGADEPTRTTKSGGKTGTPEKRRGLFARIALFIRQVVAELKKVVWLTRSDLVTYTIVVLVFVAVVMAFVTVVDLGIGQLTRWIFGG; from the coding sequence GTGAGCGAATCGGCACCGGTGGCGGCGTCCGGCGCGGACGAGCCGACCCGGACCACCAAGTCCGGCGGCAAGACCGGCACGCCCGAGAAGCGTCGCGGACTGTTCGCGCGGATCGCGTTGTTCATCCGCCAGGTGGTCGCCGAGCTCAAGAAGGTCGTCTGGCTGACCCGCTCCGACCTGGTCACCTACACGATCGTGGTGCTGGTCTTCGTGGCCGTCGTCATGGCCTTCGTGACCGTGGTCGACCTGGGCATCGGACAGCTCACCCGGTGGATCTTCGGCGGCTGA
- the rplA gene encoding 50S ribosomal protein L1 gives MAKHSKAYRAALEKIEPGEVYNPLQAIRLAQATSTTKYDATVEVAMRLGVDPRKADQMVRGTVNLPHGTGKTARVIVFATGERAEQAREAGADEVGGDELIEKVAGGWTGFDSAVATPDLMGKVGRLGKVLGPRGLMPNPKTGTVTMDVAKAVSDIKGGKIEFRVDKHSNLHFIIGKTSFSDVQLVENYAAALEEILRLKPSASKGRYISKATISTTNGPGILVDQSKTRNLTSEEDAA, from the coding sequence ATGGCAAAGCACAGCAAGGCATACCGCGCCGCGCTCGAGAAGATCGAGCCGGGCGAGGTCTACAACCCGCTGCAGGCGATCCGCCTGGCCCAGGCGACGTCGACCACCAAGTACGACGCGACCGTCGAGGTCGCCATGCGTCTCGGTGTCGACCCGCGTAAGGCCGACCAGATGGTCCGTGGCACGGTCAACCTGCCGCACGGCACCGGCAAGACCGCTCGCGTCATCGTCTTCGCCACCGGCGAGCGTGCCGAGCAGGCCCGTGAGGCCGGCGCGGACGAGGTCGGCGGCGACGAGCTGATCGAGAAGGTGGCCGGCGGCTGGACCGGCTTCGACTCCGCGGTCGCCACCCCGGACCTGATGGGCAAGGTCGGTCGTCTCGGTAAGGTGCTGGGCCCGCGTGGTCTGATGCCGAACCCGAAGACCGGCACCGTCACCATGGACGTGGCCAAGGCCGTGTCCGACATCAAGGGCGGAAAGATCGAGTTCCGCGTCGACAAGCACTCCAACCTGCACTTCATCATCGGCAAGACCTCGTTCTCCGATGTGCAGCTGGTGGAGAACTACGCCGCCGCGCTGGAGGAGATCCTGCGTCTGAAGCCGTCCGCGTCGAAGGGTCGCTACATCTCCAAGGCGACCATCTCGACCACCAACGGCCCCGGCATCCTGGTCGACCAGTCCAAGACCCGGAACCTCACCTCCGAGGAGGACGCTGCCTGA
- a CDS encoding alpha/beta hydrolase: MTQEWQQDVLGPDYRALTLELADDDEGAVVATLVRHAPPTPEPLRPSRAVLYLHGWSDYFFQTGLAEFWSGQGVAFYALDLRKYGRSLRPHQTPGYVDDLATYDEDIEAALAQIKQDLGDPARVMLMGHSTGGLTATLWVDRHPGRVHGLVLNSPWLELQGSSVVRHFSAPAVARLAKLQPKAPLPNVDPGFYARTVRKADGGEWTYQDEWRPTPSFPVRAGWLAAVIAGHARVARGLDITVPVLMMASARSLISPWWNEDMRGADTVLDVESLVRRAVHLGPVVTVVRITGGLHDLTLSPAPVRARLYAEIARWCAGYGWE; the protein is encoded by the coding sequence GTGACGCAGGAGTGGCAGCAGGACGTGCTCGGCCCGGACTACCGGGCACTGACCCTGGAGCTGGCCGACGACGACGAGGGCGCGGTGGTCGCCACTCTGGTCCGGCACGCGCCGCCCACCCCCGAGCCGCTGCGGCCGTCACGGGCGGTGCTCTACCTGCACGGCTGGTCGGACTACTTCTTCCAGACCGGACTCGCCGAGTTCTGGTCCGGGCAGGGGGTGGCCTTCTACGCCCTCGACCTGCGCAAGTACGGCCGCAGCCTGCGCCCGCACCAGACCCCCGGTTACGTGGACGACCTGGCGACCTACGACGAGGACATCGAGGCGGCCCTCGCGCAGATCAAGCAGGACCTCGGCGACCCGGCCCGGGTGATGCTGATGGGCCACTCGACCGGCGGCCTGACCGCGACGCTGTGGGTGGACCGCCACCCGGGGCGGGTGCACGGTCTGGTGCTGAACAGCCCGTGGCTGGAGTTGCAGGGCTCCTCGGTGGTCCGGCACTTCAGCGCCCCGGCAGTGGCTCGACTGGCGAAGCTGCAGCCCAAGGCGCCGCTGCCGAATGTCGACCCCGGCTTCTACGCCCGCACCGTGCGCAAGGCCGACGGCGGCGAGTGGACCTACCAGGACGAGTGGCGGCCCACCCCGTCCTTCCCGGTGCGGGCCGGTTGGCTGGCAGCGGTGATCGCCGGACACGCCCGGGTCGCCCGCGGCCTGGACATCACGGTGCCGGTGCTGATGATGGCCTCCGCACGCAGCCTGATCAGCCCGTGGTGGAACGAGGACATGCGCGGTGCCGACACCGTGCTGGACGTGGAGTCGCTGGTCCGGCGGGCAGTGCACCTCGGCCCGGTGGTGACCGTGGTCCGGATCACCGGGGGGCTGCACGACCTCACGCTGTCACCGGCGCCCGTGCGGGCACGGTTGTACGCGGAGATCGCTCGCTGGTGCGCGGGCTACGGCTGGGAGTGA
- the metX gene encoding homoserine O-acetyltransferase MetX, with product MPQHRVASPRIVPEGPPRASSAWREGDPVGRRRFVDLGPLALEADGFLPGVRLAYETWGTLAPDRSNAVLVLHALTGDAHVTGDAGPGHPTPGWWSTLVGPGAPIDTDRWFVVAPNVLGGCQGSTGPSSPHPDDGRPWGSRFPQLTVRDQVAAELRLADALGIRSWALVVGASMGGQRALEWAVTAPDRVRSLAAIATSAQTSGDQIASFHTQLTALTADPRFRGGDYYDAADGDGPHAGLGLARQIAHQTYRSAEELNTRFGRFPQGGEQPLSGGRFAVQSYLDHHGDKLARRFDANTYAVLTRSMITHDIGRDRGGVEAALRQITARTLVVAVDSDRLFLPEQSARIAAGVPGAAPLHTLHTPYGHDGFLIEFEQLGPMVRGHLESTGHPE from the coding sequence ATGCCGCAGCACCGCGTGGCGAGCCCCCGCATCGTGCCCGAGGGCCCGCCCCGGGCGTCCTCCGCCTGGCGCGAGGGCGACCCGGTGGGCCGTCGGCGGTTCGTCGACCTCGGCCCCCTGGCGCTGGAGGCCGATGGCTTCCTGCCCGGGGTCCGGCTGGCCTACGAGACCTGGGGCACCCTCGCCCCCGATCGGTCGAACGCCGTGCTGGTGCTACACGCCCTCACCGGTGACGCCCATGTCACCGGGGACGCCGGACCCGGCCACCCCACCCCCGGGTGGTGGTCCACCCTGGTCGGGCCCGGCGCCCCGATCGACACCGACCGCTGGTTCGTGGTCGCCCCCAACGTGCTCGGCGGCTGCCAGGGCAGCACCGGCCCGTCCTCCCCGCACCCCGACGACGGCCGCCCCTGGGGCAGCCGGTTCCCGCAGCTGACTGTCCGGGACCAGGTGGCGGCCGAACTGCGGCTGGCCGACGCGCTGGGCATCCGGTCCTGGGCCCTGGTGGTCGGTGCCTCGATGGGTGGGCAGCGCGCCCTCGAATGGGCCGTCACCGCCCCGGACCGGGTCCGGTCGCTGGCCGCGATCGCCACCAGTGCCCAGACCTCCGGCGACCAGATCGCGTCCTTCCACACCCAGCTCACCGCGCTGACCGCCGACCCCCGGTTCCGGGGCGGCGACTACTACGACGCGGCCGACGGCGACGGTCCGCACGCCGGGCTCGGCCTGGCCCGGCAGATCGCGCACCAGACCTACCGCAGCGCCGAGGAGCTCAACACCCGGTTCGGCCGGTTCCCGCAGGGCGGCGAGCAGCCGCTGTCCGGCGGCCGGTTCGCGGTCCAGTCCTACCTGGACCACCACGGCGACAAACTCGCCCGCCGGTTCGACGCCAACACCTACGCCGTGCTCACCCGCTCGATGATCACCCACGACATCGGCCGGGACCGGGGCGGCGTCGAGGCGGCGCTGCGCCAGATCACCGCCCGCACCCTGGTCGTCGCCGTCGACTCCGACCGGCTCTTCCTGCCCGAACAGTCGGCCCGGATCGCCGCCGGAGTGCCCGGTGCCGCGCCGCTGCACACCCTGCACACGCCCTACGGGCACGACGGGTTCCTGATCGAGTTCGAGCAGCTGGGGCCGATGGTGCGGGGGCACCTGGAGAGCACCGGGCACCCGGAGTGA
- a CDS encoding zinc-binding dehydrogenase: MLAAQVTAFHPDDPLAGLTVGEHPEPEAREHWTTVDLRAAALNQHDLWSLRGVGLRAEQLPMVLGTDGAGVTPDGREVVLHAVIGGGSGHGVGPDEPRSLLSERHPGTLAERTAVPTWNLVDKPAELSFAEAACLPTAWLTAYRMLFTTGGAKPGQRVLVQGAGGGVATAALLLGAAAGLEVWVTSRDAARRERALGLGAAGALAPGDRLPTRADLVIETVGAATWSHSVRSVRPGGRIVVAGATTGDPERMELQRIFFTEIQVLGATMGSKEDLAALLAFCARTGVRPIVDSSYPLARAADGLARLARGDQFGKVVLTVGGEAQ, translated from the coding sequence ATGCTCGCCGCACAGGTCACCGCCTTCCACCCCGACGATCCGCTGGCAGGGCTCACCGTCGGTGAGCATCCCGAGCCGGAGGCCCGGGAGCACTGGACCACCGTCGACCTGCGGGCGGCGGCGCTGAACCAGCACGACCTGTGGTCGCTGCGCGGCGTGGGTCTGCGGGCCGAGCAGCTGCCGATGGTGCTGGGCACCGACGGTGCCGGGGTCACCCCCGACGGCCGCGAGGTGGTGCTGCACGCGGTGATCGGCGGCGGGTCGGGCCACGGCGTCGGCCCGGACGAGCCCCGGTCGCTGCTGTCCGAGCGCCACCCCGGCACCCTGGCCGAACGCACCGCCGTGCCGACCTGGAACCTGGTGGACAAGCCCGCGGAGTTGTCCTTCGCGGAGGCCGCGTGCCTGCCGACCGCCTGGTTGACCGCCTATCGGATGCTGTTCACCACCGGCGGTGCGAAGCCCGGTCAGCGGGTGCTGGTGCAGGGCGCCGGAGGCGGTGTCGCCACGGCCGCCCTGCTGCTGGGCGCCGCCGCCGGGCTCGAAGTCTGGGTCACCAGCCGCGACGCGGCCCGCCGGGAGCGCGCCCTGGGCCTCGGTGCTGCGGGCGCCCTCGCCCCCGGTGACCGGCTGCCCACCCGGGCGGATCTGGTGATCGAGACGGTCGGGGCCGCCACCTGGTCGCACTCGGTGCGGTCGGTGCGTCCGGGTGGACGGATCGTGGTCGCCGGAGCGACTACCGGTGACCCGGAACGGATGGAGCTGCAACGGATCTTCTTCACCGAGATCCAGGTTCTGGGCGCCACCATGGGCAGCAAGGAGGACCTGGCGGCGCTGCTGGCGTTCTGCGCCCGCACCGGGGTGCGACCGATCGTCGACAGCAGCTATCCGCTCGCCCGGGCCGCCGACGGGCTGGCACGCTTGGCCCGCGGCGACCAGTTCGGCAAGGTGGTCCTGACAGTCGGCGGGGAGGCGCAGTGA
- a CDS encoding NlpC/P60 family protein, with the protein MRQPNRRRTGRAAAAVIAAALLVVPGSMAMADPDVSDNDVRQAQQAEASAADSVADIEVRLAQLSATSDQAQIAVQQAAEAYAQAQADLATAQQAATDAESKYAGAQDDLESARSTLVAIAREAARNGGSMDDLQAVLSAEGLEDVVARSEALGLVSTKADQAVQSYRAADQVASTLKEEADAAQTAKQSAADAAQSTLTAAEDAQSDADAAVASAAAQRQSLIQQLAAARNTTAEVEQQRQDQIDAERQAQAEAAARTERAAEPAPTQSAPSAPATPSAPGPSTPAAPSTPSNPAAPAAPSNPAPSNPTPVTPAPSKPSVPSGSSSGSASSAETAIAWAKTQLGKPYIWGGTGPTGYDCSGLTQGAWRSAGVSLNRTSRDQYRQVQKISYNELRPGDLIFYGTNANDASSIYHVAMFIGNGQMIEAPKPGDVVKIASVRWSNSMAYAGRP; encoded by the coding sequence GTGAGGCAACCGAATCGTCGGCGGACCGGGCGCGCGGCCGCCGCGGTGATCGCCGCGGCACTGCTCGTCGTCCCCGGCAGCATGGCCATGGCCGACCCGGACGTCAGCGACAACGACGTCCGTCAGGCACAGCAGGCCGAGGCCAGTGCGGCCGACTCTGTGGCCGACATCGAGGTGCGGCTGGCCCAGCTGTCCGCCACCAGCGACCAGGCCCAGATCGCCGTGCAGCAGGCGGCCGAGGCCTACGCCCAGGCGCAGGCCGACCTGGCCACCGCCCAGCAGGCGGCCACCGACGCCGAGTCCAAGTACGCGGGTGCGCAGGACGACCTGGAGTCCGCGCGCTCCACCCTGGTCGCCATCGCCCGTGAGGCGGCCCGCAACGGCGGGTCGATGGACGACCTGCAGGCGGTGCTCTCCGCCGAGGGCCTGGAGGACGTCGTCGCCCGCAGCGAGGCGCTCGGTCTGGTCAGCACCAAGGCCGATCAGGCAGTGCAGTCCTACCGGGCGGCCGACCAGGTCGCGAGCACTCTGAAGGAGGAGGCCGACGCCGCGCAGACCGCGAAGCAGTCGGCCGCCGACGCCGCACAGTCCACGCTCACCGCGGCCGAGGACGCCCAGTCCGACGCGGATGCCGCGGTCGCCAGTGCCGCCGCCCAGCGCCAGTCCCTGATCCAGCAGCTCGCCGCCGCGCGGAACACCACCGCCGAGGTCGAGCAGCAGCGTCAGGACCAGATCGACGCCGAGCGCCAGGCCCAGGCCGAGGCTGCCGCCCGCACCGAGCGCGCCGCCGAGCCCGCCCCGACCCAGTCGGCACCGTCCGCACCCGCAACACCGTCGGCTCCCGGGCCGAGCACCCCGGCGGCGCCGAGCACGCCGTCGAACCCCGCCGCTCCGGCTGCCCCGAGCAACCCGGCCCCGAGCAACCCGACCCCGGTCACGCCGGCCCCGAGCAAGCCGAGCGTGCCGAGCGGCAGCTCCTCCGGCTCGGCCAGCTCGGCGGAGACCGCCATCGCCTGGGCGAAGACGCAGCTGGGCAAGCCCTACATCTGGGGTGGCACCGGCCCGACCGGTTATGACTGCTCCGGGCTGACCCAGGGCGCCTGGCGTTCGGCCGGGGTGAGCCTGAACCGCACCTCCCGCGACCAGTACCGCCAGGTGCAGAAGATCAGCTACAACGAGCTGCGGCCCGGCGACCTGATCTTCTACGGCACCAATGCCAACGACGCGAGCAGCATCTACCACGTCGCGATGTTCATCGGGAACGGTCAGATGATCGAGGCCCCGAAGCCCGGCGACGTGGTGAAGATCGCCTCGGTGCGCTGGTCGAACTCGATGGCCTACGCCGGCCGTCCCTGA
- a CDS encoding inorganic diphosphatase: MEFDVTIEIPKGQRNKYEVDHATGRIRLDRMLFTSTRYPDDYGFIDGTLGEDGDPLDALVLLEEPTFPGCLIRCRALGMFRMRDEAGGDDKVLCVPTGDQRAAWRQDIDDVSDFHRLEIQHFFEVYKDLEPGKSVEGAHWVGRAEAEAEIQRSIQRAADAGYNDH, encoded by the coding sequence GTGGAGTTCGACGTCACGATCGAGATCCCCAAGGGTCAGCGGAACAAGTACGAGGTGGACCACGCCACCGGGCGGATCCGGCTGGACCGGATGCTGTTCACCTCGACCCGCTACCCGGACGACTACGGGTTCATCGACGGCACCCTCGGCGAGGACGGCGACCCGCTGGACGCCCTGGTGCTGCTCGAGGAGCCGACGTTCCCCGGCTGCCTGATCCGGTGCCGCGCCCTGGGCATGTTCCGGATGCGCGACGAGGCCGGCGGCGACGACAAGGTGCTGTGCGTGCCGACCGGTGACCAGCGCGCCGCCTGGCGCCAGGACATCGACGACGTCTCCGACTTCCACCGGCTGGAGATCCAGCACTTCTTCGAGGTCTACAAGGACCTGGAGCCGGGCAAGTCGGTCGAGGGCGCGCACTGGGTCGGCCGGGCCGAGGCCGAGGCCGAGATCCAGCGCTCCATCCAGCGGGCGGCGGACGCCGGGTACAACGACCACTGA
- the nusG gene encoding transcription termination/antitermination protein NusG has product MSQESQEPEVGAAADAAQLDDALTSVQATEDEAAIEAADAVGDEAAEPQELAEDDEVVEAEPESDVDEDPVAAFKAQLRSQLGDWYVIHSYAGYENRVKANLENRTQSLNMEDFIYQVEVPMEEVVEIKNAQRKVVRRVRIPGYVLVRMDLTDESWGAVRHTPGVTGFVGHTHQPVPLTLDEVFSMLAPTIEEKAPAAASGGQAQSGKSATPIEVDFTVGESVTVTDGAFDTLPATISEINPENQKLKVLVSIFGRETPVELSFSQVAKI; this is encoded by the coding sequence GTGTCGCAGGAATCGCAGGAGCCCGAGGTCGGCGCCGCAGCTGACGCGGCCCAGCTCGACGATGCCCTGACGTCGGTGCAGGCCACGGAGGACGAGGCCGCGATCGAAGCAGCCGACGCCGTGGGCGACGAGGCAGCCGAGCCGCAGGAGCTGGCCGAGGACGACGAGGTCGTGGAGGCCGAGCCTGAGTCCGACGTCGACGAGGACCCGGTGGCGGCGTTCAAGGCGCAGCTGCGGTCCCAGCTCGGTGACTGGTACGTCATCCACTCCTACGCCGGGTACGAGAACCGGGTGAAGGCGAACCTGGAGAACCGCACCCAGTCGCTGAACATGGAGGACTTCATCTACCAGGTGGAGGTCCCCATGGAAGAGGTCGTGGAGATCAAGAACGCGCAGCGCAAGGTCGTGCGCCGCGTCCGGATCCCCGGCTACGTCCTGGTGCGGATGGACCTGACCGACGAGTCGTGGGGCGCCGTCCGGCACACCCCGGGCGTGACCGGGTTCGTGGGCCACACCCACCAGCCGGTGCCGCTGACCCTCGACGAGGTCTTCTCCATGCTGGCCCCGACCATCGAGGAGAAGGCTCCGGCCGCCGCCTCCGGTGGGCAGGCGCAGTCCGGCAAGAGCGCCACCCCGATCGAGGTCGACTTCACCGTCGGCGAGTCGGTCACCGTCACCGACGGTGCCTTCGACACGCTGCCGGCCACGATCTCCGAGATCAACCCCGAGAACCAGAAGCTCAAGGTCCTCGTCTCCATCTTCGGCCGGGAGACCCCGGTCGAGCTGTCGTTCAGCCAGGTCGCCAAGATCTGA
- a CDS encoding thiamine-binding protein, with protein sequence MLVAFSVSPLGAGESVAAAVADAVRVVRESGLPHRTDAMFTTIEGEWDECMDVVRRASEAVGAHAGRVSLVLKADIRPGHTGELTGKLERLEAELER encoded by the coding sequence ATGTTGGTCGCGTTCTCGGTGTCCCCACTCGGTGCAGGTGAGTCCGTGGCGGCGGCGGTGGCCGACGCCGTCCGGGTGGTCCGGGAGTCCGGGCTGCCGCATCGGACGGATGCGATGTTCACCACCATCGAGGGCGAGTGGGACGAGTGCATGGACGTGGTGCGCCGGGCCTCCGAGGCCGTCGGGGCGCACGCCGGTCGGGTGAGTCTGGTGCTCAAGGCGGACATCCGCCCCGGCCACACCGGTGAGCTGACCGGCAAGCTGGAACGACTGGAAGCCGAACTCGAGCGCTAG
- the rplK gene encoding 50S ribosomal protein L11 yields the protein MPPKKKVTGLIKLQINAGAATPAPPIGPALGAAGVNIMEFCKAYNAATESQRGNVIPVEITVYEDRSFTFITKTPPAAEMIKKAAGVAKGSPTPHTVKVASISADQVREIATTKMPDLNANDIEQAMKIVAGTARSMGITVND from the coding sequence ATGCCTCCCAAGAAGAAGGTCACCGGCCTTATCAAGCTCCAGATCAACGCGGGTGCCGCGACCCCGGCCCCCCCGATCGGTCCGGCCCTCGGTGCCGCCGGTGTGAACATCATGGAGTTCTGCAAGGCCTACAACGCGGCCACCGAGTCGCAGCGCGGCAACGTGATCCCGGTGGAGATCACGGTCTACGAGGACCGTTCCTTCACCTTCATCACCAAGACCCCGCCGGCCGCCGAGATGATCAAGAAGGCCGCCGGTGTGGCCAAGGGTTCCCCGACCCCGCACACCGTCAAGGTCGCCTCGATCTCGGCCGACCAGGTGCGCGAGATCGCCACCACCAAGATGCCGGACCTGAACGCGAACGACATCGAGCAGGCGATGAAGATCGTCGCCGGCACCGCTCGGTCCATGGGCATCACCGTCAACGACTGA
- a CDS encoding bifunctional o-acetylhomoserine/o-acetylserine sulfhydrylase, protein MSQQWSFETQQIHAGQTPDPTTGARALPIYQTTSYVFPDAGVAADRFALKDLGPIYTRIGNPTVEVVENRIAALEGGVGALLVASGQAAETYAILNVAEAGSHIVASPSLYGGTYNLLHYTLPRLGIETTFVSDPQDPQAWRDAVRPNTKAFYAESVPNPKQDVLDIETVAGIAHEAGVPLIVDNTVATPYLIRPLEHGADVVVHSATKYLGGHGTAIGGVIVDGGTFDYGADPERYPSFNQPDPSYDGLVFARDLGKDGAFGVNLSYVLRARVQLLRDLGAAISPFNAFLIAQGLETLSLRIERHVANAQRVAEWLEARDDVLSVTYAGLPSHPQYELGRKYAPRGTGAVLAFEIAGGAAAGQAFVSALELHSNVANIGDVRSLVIHPASTTHSQLTPEEQAQSGVTPGLVRLAVGLEGIEDILADLDAGFRAAKGA, encoded by the coding sequence ATGTCGCAGCAGTGGTCCTTCGAGACCCAGCAGATCCACGCCGGCCAGACCCCGGACCCGACCACCGGCGCCCGCGCGCTGCCGATCTACCAGACCACCAGCTACGTGTTCCCCGACGCCGGGGTCGCCGCCGACCGGTTCGCCCTCAAGGACCTCGGCCCGATCTACACCCGGATCGGCAACCCCACCGTCGAGGTGGTCGAGAACCGGATCGCCGCCCTGGAAGGCGGGGTCGGCGCCCTGCTGGTCGCCAGCGGCCAGGCAGCCGAGACCTACGCGATCCTCAACGTCGCCGAGGCCGGCAGCCACATCGTCGCCAGCCCCAGCCTGTACGGCGGCACCTACAACCTGCTGCACTACACGCTGCCCCGGCTCGGGATCGAGACCACCTTCGTCTCCGACCCGCAGGACCCGCAGGCATGGCGCGACGCGGTGCGACCGAACACCAAGGCCTTCTACGCCGAGTCGGTGCCCAACCCCAAGCAGGACGTGCTCGACATCGAGACGGTCGCCGGGATCGCCCACGAGGCGGGTGTGCCGCTGATCGTGGACAACACGGTCGCCACCCCCTACCTGATCCGGCCGCTGGAGCACGGTGCCGACGTGGTGGTGCACTCGGCGACCAAGTACCTGGGCGGCCACGGCACGGCGATCGGCGGCGTGATCGTCGACGGCGGCACCTTCGACTACGGCGCCGACCCCGAGCGCTACCCCTCGTTCAACCAGCCCGACCCGTCCTACGACGGCCTGGTGTTCGCCCGGGACCTGGGCAAGGACGGCGCCTTCGGGGTGAACCTGTCCTACGTCCTGCGCGCGCGGGTCCAGCTGCTCCGCGACCTGGGGGCGGCGATCAGCCCGTTCAACGCCTTCCTGATCGCCCAGGGCCTGGAGACGCTCTCGCTGCGGATCGAGCGGCACGTCGCCAACGCACAGCGGGTCGCCGAGTGGCTGGAGGCGCGGGACGACGTGCTGTCGGTGACCTACGCCGGGCTGCCGAGCCACCCGCAGTACGAGCTGGGCCGCAAGTACGCGCCGCGCGGCACCGGCGCGGTGCTGGCCTTCGAGATCGCCGGGGGTGCGGCCGCCGGGCAGGCGTTCGTCTCCGCCCTGGAACTGCACTCCAACGTCGCCAACATCGGCGACGTCCGGTCGCTGGTCATCCACCCCGCCTCGACCACCCACAGCCAGCTCACCCCGGAGGAGCAGGCGCAGTCCGGCGTCACCCCGGGGCTGGTCCGGCTCGCCGTCGGCCTGGAGGGGATCGAGGACATCCTCGCCGACCTGGACGCCGGGTTCCGCGCCGCCAAGGGAGCCTGA
- a CDS encoding DUF4383 domain-containing protein: MSNSVNRLVGGIFGVVYLLVGIVGFFITSGVDFAGTEGKLLIVFEVNPLHNIIHLLIGALLVAGAASSVRAAKSANTAVGAVYLLVGIVGLFLVNSSANIIALNGADNVLHLGSAILLLAVGLGADKTVAPARA, translated from the coding sequence ATGAGCAACTCTGTGAACCGCCTGGTCGGCGGCATCTTCGGCGTGGTCTACCTGCTGGTCGGCATCGTCGGCTTCTTCATCACCTCCGGCGTCGACTTCGCCGGGACCGAGGGCAAGCTGCTGATCGTGTTCGAGGTCAACCCGCTGCACAACATCATCCACCTGCTGATCGGCGCCCTGCTGGTGGCCGGTGCCGCCTCGTCGGTCCGCGCCGCCAAGTCCGCCAACACCGCGGTCGGCGCCGTCTACCTGCTGGTCGGCATCGTCGGTCTGTTCCTGGTCAACTCCTCGGCGAACATCATTGCGCTGAACGGTGCCGACAACGTGCTGCACCTCGGCTCGGCGATCCTGCTCCTGGCCGTGGGTCTGGGTGCCGACAAGACCGTGGCGCCGGCCCGGGCATGA
- a CDS encoding maleylpyruvate isomerase N-terminal domain-containing protein: protein MRLRPDDLAARIDLLARQWDTLRDWVGTAVTVRERGSASVLDGWTVAELVAHLGRAMEALAVCEPAPEGTVPATLAEYLGGYAGRAADIAAVTRDLAEEIADDPLRQVDERARAALARARELGPEDRVVLARRGPVLLSTMLASRITELVVHADDLQRSLARSRGAAPGSRAELGDGIGPLPGVPGGLGPIGGLGDGVQSGGPIDGDALDLVARELLTIVVARGGWDLEVAQPLTWVRLAAGRVPYDVDVMAAALVPRFSSDAVPDLGRMLPVL from the coding sequence ATGCGCCTGCGCCCTGACGACCTCGCCGCCCGGATCGACCTGCTGGCCCGCCAGTGGGACACCCTGCGCGACTGGGTCGGCACCGCCGTCACCGTCCGCGAGCGCGGATCGGCCTCGGTGCTGGACGGGTGGACGGTCGCCGAGCTGGTCGCCCACCTGGGCCGGGCGATGGAGGCACTGGCGGTGTGCGAGCCCGCACCGGAAGGCACGGTGCCCGCGACGCTGGCCGAGTACCTCGGGGGCTACGCCGGGCGGGCAGCCGACATCGCGGCGGTGACCCGGGACCTGGCGGAGGAGATCGCCGACGACCCGCTGCGGCAGGTGGACGAGCGCGCGCGGGCAGCCCTGGCGCGTGCGCGCGAGCTCGGACCGGAGGACCGGGTGGTGCTGGCCCGGCGTGGACCGGTGCTGCTGTCCACCATGCTGGCCTCCCGGATCACCGAGCTGGTGGTGCACGCCGACGACCTGCAACGGTCGCTGGCCCGCTCCCGGGGCGCGGCACCGGGCAGCCGGGCGGAACTGGGCGACGGGATCGGTCCGCTGCCGGGGGTGCCGGGTGGGCTGGGCCCGATCGGCGGGCTCGGCGACGGCGTGCAGTCGGGTGGCCCGATCGACGGCGACGCCCTGGACCTGGTGGCCCGGGAGCTGCTGACCATCGTGGTGGCCCGGGGCGGCTGGGATCTGGAGGTGGCGCAGCCGTTGACCTGGGTGCGGCTCGCCGCCGGGCGGGTGCCCTACGACGTCGACGTGATGGCGGCGGCGCTGGTGCCCCGGTTCTCCTCGGATGCGGTGCCGGACCTCGGTCGCATGCTGCCGGTGCTCTGA